From the genome of Podospora pseudoanserina strain CBS 124.78 chromosome 7 map unlocalized CBS124.78p_7.2, whole genome shotgun sequence, one region includes:
- a CDS encoding uncharacterized protein (EggNog:ENOG503NW9J; COG:S), with the protein MSTQSSARPRRNSAHPVSSRARGVSMSFATRQDSGLLALEDNGFEDFARLSLEKSRSHGFSGREHVHVHDHDGAPGSSKAPQQGNIKRMLRRASVSFKTNVKGFMHRRTSIPASTVFSTDSHDSKSPFLSSSPPNCDRPATSHSTWHRLRQATSFHRHSRVLYTGHGERAFGHDLATIQSPTFPVPGSGGQPPIIPRNTGAAARQAAAAIACSGRQGYEFMEFQRPHPSWLDDDFFGDSESGIGIALTSSSEIDAGGGSKGELSSYGSSEKTDIVKVDFISQLPTELAILILAELDGPTLGTASLVNKRWAHVVENRHVWRESFLREKTTAYATGGSVQPGSGLGVPFVHPGNDWKNIYRAKEQLDRNWKEGKARPVYLNGHTDSIYCLQFDEDKIITGSRDRTIRVWDMRTYACKLVIGSPEVVNDPALSIVYDPSGNPIHYAHLPDLDPTPGPDGLPRATVRAHHSVPTILSPSMHHKASILCLQYDDEILVTGSSDATCIVYSIRSGYRPIRKLAHHSAAVLDLVFDDKHIVTCSKDISICVWDRATGALIKQLRGHSGPVNAVQMRGNTIVSCSGDFKVKLWNIDSGKNIQEFVGHTKGLACSQFSEDGRWIASAGNDKIIRIWDANTGECVREMKAHDNLVRSLHVDSVSGRLVSGSYDSDIKVWDMETGQPLLDFPKWHSSWVLSAKSDYRRIVSSGQDPKILILDFGAGVEGVEMLESRRRVVEEVGLGSGCRGEQQQQQQQQEWL; encoded by the exons ATGTCCACCCAGTCATCCGCTCGCCCTAGGCGCAACTCGGCGCACCCGGTGTCGTCGCGTGCTCGAGGCGTGAGCATGTCGTTTGCGACGCGACAGGATTCGGGATTGTTGGCGCTGGAGGACAATGGTTTTGAAGACTTTGCTCGCCTGTCTCTGGAGAAGAGCAGGAGCCACGGCTTCTCCGGGCGGGAACATGTCCATGTGCATGACCACGACGGAGCACCCGGCTCCTCCAAGGCACCGCAACAGGGAAACATCAAGAGGATGCTCCGACGGGCTTCTGTCTCTTTCAAAACAAACGTCAAAGGCTTCATGCACCGGCGCACCTCGATCCCCGCTTCCACGGTCTTTTCCACAGACAGCCACGACTCAAAGTCCCCCTTTCTGAGCTCGTCCCCGCCAAACTGCGACCGACCTGCCACATCTCACTCCACATGGCACCGCCTGCGGCAAGCCACAAGCTTCCATCGCCATTCGAGGGTGCTGTACACCGGTCATGGTGAGCGCGCCTTTGGACATGATCTCGCGACCATCCAATCGCCGACCTTCCCCGTCCCCGGGTCCGGCGGGCAGCCTCCCATTATCCCGCGCAACACGGGTGCTGCTGCGAGGCAAGCGGCGGCAGCCATTGCCTGCAGTGGTAGGCAAGGATACGAGTTTATGGAGTTCCAGAGGCCGCACCCGAGCTGGCTCGATGATGATTTCTTTGGTGACAGCGAGAGCGGCATCGGAATTGCCTTGACAAGCTCCTCCGAGATCGATGCGGGTGGTGGCTCCAAGGGCGAGCTGTCATCCTATGGGAGCAGCGAGAAGACCGACATTGTCAAGGTTGACTTTATCTCGCAGCTGCCAACGGAGCTGGCTATTCTTAtcctcgccgagctcgatGGCCCGACTTTGGGGACGGCCAGTCTGGTCAACAAGCGCTGGGCTCATGTTGTCGAGAACCGGCATGTCTGGCGGGAGTCGTTCTTGCGGGAAAAGACGACGGCTTATGCCACGGGTGGAAGTGTCCAGCCCGGGAGTGGTTTGGGAGTTCCGTTTGTTCACCCCGGGAATGACTGGAAGAACATATACAGGGCCAAGGAGCAGCTCGATCGCAACTGGAAAGAGGGCAAGGCTCGCCCGGTGTACTTGAACGGTCACACCGACAGCATTTATTGCCTGCAATTCGATGA AGACAAAATCATCACCGGATCTCGCGACCGCACCATCCGGGTCTGGGATATGCGCACCTACGCCTGCAAACTCGTCATCGGTTCCCCGGAAGTGGTCAACGATCCCGCCCTCTCCATCGTCTACGACCCCAGCGGCAACCCAATTCACTACGCTcacctccccgacctcgaCCCGACTCCTGGCCCCGACGGTCTCCCCCGCGCCACAGTCCGCGCTCACCACTCCgtccccaccatcctctccccttccATGCACCACAAAGCCTCCATCCTCTGCCTCCAGTACGACGACGAAATCCTCGTCACCGGCTCCTCGGACGCGACCTGCATCGTCTACAGCATACGCTCCGGCTATCGCCCCATCCGCAAACTCGCCCACCACTCGGCCGCTGTTTTGGATCTCGTCTTTGACGACAAGCACATCGTCACCTGCAGCAAGGACATCTCCATCTGTGTCTGGGACCGCGCAACAGGCGCCCTGATCAAGCAGCTCCGCGGCCACTCGGGCCCCGTCAACGCAGTCCAGATGCGGGGCAACACCATCGTCTCCTGCAGCGGCGACTTCAAGGTCAAGCTCTGGAACATTGACTCGGGCAAAAACATTCAAGAATTCGTCGGGCACACCAAGGGCCTGGCGTGCAGCCAGTTTTCCGAAGACGGGAGGTGGATCGCGTCTGCGGGCAACGACAAGATCATCCGGATCTGGGACGCCAACACGGGAGAGTGTGTCAGGGAGATGAAGGCGCATGATAACCTTGTCAGGAGCCTGCACGTGGACTCTGTGTCGGGGCGGCTGGTGAGCGGGAGCTATGATAGCGACATTAAGGTTTGGGATATGGAGACGGGGCAGCCGCTGTTGGATTTTCCAAAGTGGCATTCGAGTTGGGTTTTGAGTGCGAAGAGTGATTATAGGAGGATTGTGAGTTCGGGGCAGGATCCAAAGATTTTGATTTTGGATtttggggcgggggtggagggggtggagatgttggagagtAGGAGgcgggttgtggaggaggtgggtttgggttcGGGTTGTAggggggagcagcagcagcagcagcagcagcaggagtgGCTTTGA